In Halobacteriovorax sp. HLS, one DNA window encodes the following:
- a CDS encoding tetratricopeptide repeat protein: MDENIKILLTSELLCAWSYFERLVHAVNDLSKLSQLPESRELTQKMNFDLVELLETKVFKKEFISENVTQLSLSDLKQKCHNTTELFEKMIKLELNSETVLEVTVEYTNLIYEYAHEWHHLCSDFTDLSIQLPRVNLAEAILSPARNYEDLNDEDLLDLGQELEEEIDSTPRVHTSGLSIIDGGSKVETIEVEESSEEMDEHNISEDAIIPLFKLDQKNIKRFESNGLGSIGSLEWQRDKKYDHLMHEGHEAVFDKDYDKALEKFTKALNYKETAEILTLVGWVYSLTGSLDKAKSYCLKAIQKDGDYGPPYNDLGTYLLTEGQVEESLKWFELAKKAVNYQNREYPYINSGRAQMTLKNLPKALEEFSKALTLAPYHEELHNTVERLKKSIHKSESKDWEVNWQGENTKNDFDLPENDDSPLN; this comes from the coding sequence ATGGACGAGAACATTAAAATATTATTAACCAGTGAGCTACTTTGCGCCTGGTCATATTTCGAAAGGCTTGTTCACGCTGTGAATGACCTCTCTAAACTCTCTCAACTTCCTGAGTCTAGAGAGCTGACTCAAAAAATGAACTTTGATCTAGTCGAACTTCTTGAGACAAAGGTTTTTAAAAAAGAATTTATTAGCGAAAATGTAACTCAACTTTCTTTAAGTGATCTAAAACAAAAGTGTCACAATACGACTGAATTATTTGAGAAAATGATCAAGCTAGAACTTAATAGCGAAACAGTTCTTGAAGTTACTGTTGAGTATACAAACTTAATATATGAGTATGCTCATGAGTGGCATCACTTATGTTCAGACTTCACAGACCTAAGCATCCAACTTCCTAGAGTAAATCTAGCTGAGGCCATCTTATCTCCTGCTAGAAACTATGAAGATCTTAATGATGAAGACCTTTTAGATCTAGGACAAGAGCTCGAAGAAGAAATAGATTCTACTCCAAGAGTTCATACAAGTGGTCTATCAATTATAGATGGTGGCTCTAAGGTAGAGACAATCGAAGTTGAAGAAAGCTCTGAAGAAATGGATGAGCACAATATTAGTGAAGACGCGATCATTCCACTATTCAAGCTCGATCAAAAAAATATCAAAAGATTTGAATCTAATGGCCTAGGCTCAATTGGTTCACTTGAGTGGCAACGTGACAAAAAATATGATCACCTCATGCACGAAGGTCACGAAGCAGTATTTGATAAAGACTATGATAAGGCACTAGAGAAATTCACTAAGGCCCTAAATTATAAAGAAACAGCAGAGATTCTAACACTCGTTGGATGGGTTTACTCACTAACAGGTAGTCTAGATAAGGCCAAGTCCTACTGCTTAAAGGCCATCCAAAAAGATGGTGACTATGGTCCTCCGTATAATGACTTGGGTACATACCTTCTAACAGAAGGACAAGTTGAAGAAAGTTTAAAATGGTTTGAGCTTGCAAAGAAGGCCGTCAATTATCAAAACAGAGAGTATCCATATATAAACTCTGGACGCGCTCAGATGACTTTAAAGAACCTTCCTAAGGCACTTGAAGAGTTCTCTAAAGCACTTACTCTCGCTCCATATCATGAGGAACTTCACAATACGGTCGAGAGACTGAAGAAGTCTATTCATAAATCTGAATCAAAAGATTGGGAAGTAAACTGGCAAGGTGAAAATACTAAAAATGATTTTGACCTACCAGAAAATGACGACTCACCTCTAAATTAA
- a CDS encoding Nif3-like dinuclear metal center hexameric protein, which yields MSIKSKELEKFLNSLLNIYEFSDYGPNGLQVEGTKEISKIAFSVSATKYSIAQAVQFGADALVVHHGLFWSFHGTKPIKGPFAKRVIPLIKNDINLFGYHLPLDAHMEVGNAATIAKKLDLIDLNPFGDYKGSPTGVKAKFKTPLTRAQLAKKLTDILDHEVIYSKPETEDEIKSIGIITGGANSDWYLAMKNGLDAYLTGEMSEHDWHESAESGVTMFAGGHNATEQFGVQSLMEKVQEKFDVECTFISSENPA from the coding sequence ATGTCGATTAAATCTAAAGAGCTCGAAAAGTTTTTAAACTCATTACTAAATATTTACGAATTTTCAGACTACGGACCTAACGGTCTACAAGTTGAAGGTACTAAAGAAATTTCTAAAATAGCTTTTAGTGTTTCCGCAACAAAGTATTCGATCGCACAGGCCGTTCAATTCGGGGCCGACGCTCTTGTCGTTCATCACGGATTATTTTGGAGTTTTCACGGAACCAAACCAATTAAAGGCCCCTTTGCAAAGAGAGTCATTCCTCTTATAAAAAATGATATTAATCTCTTTGGCTATCACCTCCCACTAGATGCACATATGGAAGTTGGAAACGCTGCGACCATCGCAAAGAAATTAGACCTAATTGATTTGAACCCATTTGGAGACTACAAAGGCTCTCCCACCGGAGTTAAAGCGAAATTTAAAACTCCCCTAACAAGAGCTCAACTTGCTAAGAAACTAACAGATATTCTAGATCACGAAGTTATTTATTCAAAACCAGAAACTGAAGATGAAATTAAGTCCATAGGAATTATAACTGGAGGGGCCAATAGTGATTGGTACCTGGCCATGAAAAATGGTCTTGATGCTTACCTAACAGGTGAGATGAGTGAACATGATTGGCATGAAAGTGCCGAGTCGGGAGTAACGATGTTTGCAGGAGGACACAACGCTACTGAGCAATTTGGCGTACAGTCCTTAATGGAAAAAGTTCAAGAAAAGTTTGATGTGGAATGTACGTTCATATCAAGTGAAAACCCTGCTTAA